The genomic segment AACACACACCGGACCAGGCCGGAAGGTTTAATCAGTCTATGTCCGTTGCAGGGATCCGGGTCGACATCGCACGGCAGAACCTGGGTGTGGCAATGCCCGATGACGGTCACGGATGAATCGTGACTCGATCAAGTGGCAGATTCCCGTGATCAGCTGCGGTTAGGCGTAGACCTTGGTCATTTCCGGATCGTAGAGTGGCTTGGAGGTGACCACGGCCGGATAATCATGGCCAAGAAATCTGATGTGTAACGATTTCCCCGGGTAGGAGTATTTGATCGGCAGGTACCCGTAGACGATGGTCTTCCCGACCGAGTATCCAAAGTTGGCGGTCGTCACGTTCCCGATCGGTTCGCCATCGGCGATGATCGCTTCATAACCGGTCGGGACGCACGCAGGATCATCCACGGTCAGACACGCCAGTTCTCGGCGGAGCCCGTCGGCTTTGAGAACCTGGGTCGCCGCCTTACCGATGAAGTCGTCTTTGGTGAGCCGGGCGGTCCAACCAAGGCCGGCTTCGTAGACGTCATAGTCGGCATGTATGTCACTGCCCCAGAGACGGTATCCCTTTTCGACGCGCAACGAATCCCTACACGCCAACCCGGCCAGGATGAGGTCGTGCTTTTCGCCTGCCTGCCGGATCTCGTCCCAGACATGGAGGCTCATGTCGGTCGAGACATGAAGTTCCCAGCCCAGTTCACCCACATACGAAATACGCATGGCGAACACCCTGGCCATCCCAACGTCGATCCATTGGCCGGTGTAGTAACCGAAAGCCTGGTTCGAGAGATCGGCTTCCGATACGGACTGGAGGATGTTGCGGGCGTTTGGGCCGAAGAGGCCGATCGCCGAATAGGAGTCAGAGAGGTTCGTGACGACCACATCGTTGGGAGCATTGCGTTCGACCCAGTCGAGGTCCTGTGGGAGGGTTTCCTCCCTGGTGAACATCCAAAAGCGGTTGGATGCCATACGAGCTACCACCAGGTCCCGCTTGATTCCTCCGGACCTCGTGAGCCAGCAGGTATAGACCGCTTTGCCGATCGGACCATCCATACGATTTGAACATAGGTAGTCGGCGAACCTGGCGGCGCGCGGCCCTGCCACGTCAATAATCGACAGTCCACTCAGATCGAATAACCCGGCAGTCTCCCTGACAGCCAGGTGCTCTGCGCCCACGACTGGTGACCAGTACTTGGCGGAGTAGCCATTCCGGGCGGGAACCGCCTGGCTGTATTTGTCGAGAAGGTTCGCATTGGAGTCAAACCAATTGGGCATTTCGTAGCCGGCGAAGGTAGTGAAGGCGGCTTCGGCCTCGACATGGCGGCTGTGCAGCGGGGTCCTGCGAACGTTGCGAGGGTCACTACTGGGTTGGCGCGGGTGGACGATGTCATTGATTTCGCGATAGTTCGTTGGTGTGACTCGTTCGATGAAAGCTGGAGTGGTGACATGACTCTGGAATCGATACAGATTGCAGGCCCGCATGTCCCATTCGGTTTCGCCTGTGGTCATCCATTCTGCCAGAGATTTGGCGATGCCCCCGGCGTGGCTGAGCGAGCCGGCGTTGGCCGACCAGAGGCCTCGTATCTCCCTGGATTCACCGATGATCGGCATTCCGTCAGCAGAAACCGCGGTGAGGCCATTGAAGGCCGAGTCGAATTCGGGTTGGCGATCTCGGAGCATCGGAATCAGCTCCTGGGCCCGCGACCAGGGTTCCGCCATGTCCTGCGGGGTGAAGCTGCGCCGGGCCGTTGGGCCGACATCCTTCGGATGCACCATGTGAGGTGGGTGGTTGTATGAGCCGAGGCCCAGGGCGTTCCAGTGTTTGCGGTAGTACATGGCGCTGTCGAGGTCGCGCAGGATCGGGAACGTCATTTCGTCGTCGAGGTTGGTCGGGAGGTACTCCGCCAGTTCGGGGAGGGCGGGCGTGATGGCGTATTGGTGCTCGAAGGCCATCAGCGGTACCCCGAAACCGAAGGCACCGCGGATGGCGGGGGTCCAGATGTTGGCGGCGATGACCACGTGGTCGCAGTCGATGTGGGCCAGAGCCGGATTATTCGTGCTGACGCCCCTCACCCGACCGTTGATGCTTTCAATGCCTTCCAGTTTCGTGTGGGCATGAAAACTCGCTCCGAGCGCCCGGCTCCGTTTCATGAGGTCTCCGACGACCTGGTAACCCTTGATTTGCGCCGAGGCGGGTGCGAACAGGGCGCCTACGAACGCTTCGGGGTCAAGGATGTGCATCTGTTTGACGGTTTCGGCCGGGGTGAGCAGTTCGGTTTCGACATCCCATCCGCTGCACTCGCCGTGTAATCGAACCAGATCTTCCATACGCTCGGGGGTCCTGGCGAGCTCGAGCCCGCCAACGCCGACATAGTGGCGGTGCTTGTCGTCGAGTTGATCGAGTCCGGCGTAGAACTGTGATGAGTACACGGCCATCTGGGTCAGTGTCTGGTTGTGGCTGACGGCGACCACACCACCGGCCGCATGCGAGGTCGACCCGGCGTTGATCGGGAGTT from the Acidimicrobiia bacterium genome contains:
- a CDS encoding FAD-dependent oxidoreductase, whose amino-acid sequence is MPGKVVIVGGGIIGALTAYHLTSLHGWKEVVVIDQGELPINAGSTSHAAGGVVAVSHNQTLTQMAVYSSQFYAGLDQLDDKHRHYVGVGGLELARTPERMEDLVRLHGECSGWDVETELLTPAETVKQMHILDPEAFVGALFAPASAQIKGYQVVGDLMKRSRALGASFHAHTKLEGIESINGRVRGVSTNNPALAHIDCDHVVIAANIWTPAIRGAFGFGVPLMAFEHQYAITPALPELAEYLPTNLDDEMTFPILRDLDSAMYYRKHWNALGLGSYNHPPHMVHPKDVGPTARRSFTPQDMAEPWSRAQELIPMLRDRQPEFDSAFNGLTAVSADGMPIIGESREIRGLWSANAGSLSHAGGIAKSLAEWMTTGETEWDMRACNLYRFQSHVTTPAFIERVTPTNYREINDIVHPRQPSSDPRNVRRTPLHSRHVEAEAAFTTFAGYEMPNWFDSNANLLDKYSQAVPARNGYSAKYWSPVVGAEHLAVRETAGLFDLSGLSIIDVAGPRAARFADYLCSNRMDGPIGKAVYTCWLTRSGGIKRDLVVARMASNRFWMFTREETLPQDLDWVERNAPNDVVVTNLSDSYSAIGLFGPNARNILQSVSEADLSNQAFGYYTGQWIDVGMARVFAMRISYVGELGWELHVSTDMSLHVWDEIRQAGEKHDLILAGLACRDSLRVEKGYRLWGSDIHADYDVYEAGLGWTARLTKDDFIGKAATQVLKADGLRRELACLTVDDPACVPTGYEAIIADGEPIGNVTTANFGYSVGKTIVYGYLPIKYSYPGKSLHIRFLGHDYPAVVTSKPLYDPEMTKVYA